Proteins encoded by one window of Rhodamnia argentea isolate NSW1041297 chromosome 6, ASM2092103v1, whole genome shotgun sequence:
- the LOC125315553 gene encoding disease resistance protein RPV1-like, which yields HIHQAGENLLVVNLRGCHHLASIPDLSASRSLKKLVLERCTSLTHVPESIGSLNALVHLNLEGCSKLVGLPKDVSGLRNLEELILSDCANLEELPEDIDSMKSLKLLLLDGTPIKRLPEKIFHLTELEKLHLSRCTSLKKLPDHIGLMASLRELTLDDTGIEELPDSVRSLQKLELLSLMRCVSLTELPGFVGDLESLKELLIDGSKIRELPASIGSLLYLKTLSIGDCRFSSYCPDSINRLHSLTELSLGGPSITSLPAQLGALKMLQRLEIRNCESLESLPESIGNLWNLTTMILYNVNITELPQSIGKLENVVVMRLNKCKRLCKLPPSMGHLRSLYHLIMEETAVTELPGTFGMLSKLVTLRMGKKPRYTVIPEGNTETENPVLITEEIPGSMLPSSLANLSQLEELNARAWYMCGKVPDDFEKLVSLKTLNLGYNNFTSLPLSLKGLSVLKNLLLPHCKELKSLPPLPSSLEFVNIAGCVVIETVPDLSELENLQELNMANCEKVVDVPGLQCLKSLRRLYLTGCRACSSVVKTRISKVSLRNLRVLSMPGSEIPDWLNEEEVTYTARKNCMLKAVLIGVVVSITSDFPESLRDHIPTLVDIEAKILKMNRPIFSTTLPLMGVPKLDEDQVHLCRFLDFHPLVSKLKEGYKVQVAKRNPPFIPGMQLKKCGVRLIFERDDEIDGDEQQLDDGYQSLSEKLARFFNHLQ from the exons CATATCCACCAGGCTGGGGAGAACTTATTGGTTGTAAATCTTCGTGGCTGCCATCATCTTGCTAGTATTCCAGATTTATCAGCAAGTCGAAGCTTGAAAAAACTTGTTCTCGAGCGGTGCACGAGTTTGACCCACGTTCCTGAGTCGATCGGTAGTCTGAATGCTTTGGTGCACCTAAACCTTGAAGGGTGTTCAAAGCTCGTTGGACTCCCGAAGGACGTATCCGGGCTCAGGAATCTGGAAGAACTCATTCTCTCCGATTGTGCAAATTTGGAAGAACTACCAGAGGATATCGATAGCATGAAATCTTTGAAGTTACTTCTCCTTGATGGAACTCCTATAAAAAGGTTGCCCGAAAAGATATTCCACCTCACGGAACTTGAAAAGCTTCATCTAAGTCGGTGcacttctttgaaaaagctaCCTGATCACATCGGATTGATGGCTTCTCTCAGAGAACTCACTCTTGATGATACTGGAATAGAGGAGCTACCTGATTCGGTGCGGTCATTGCAGAAACTTGAGTTGTTGAGCCTTATGAGGTGCGTCTCGCTGACTGAACTTCCTGGATTTGTTGGCGACTTAGAATCGTTGAAAGAATTGCTCATTGATGGCAGTAAAATCAGAGAACTGCCTGCTTCCATCGGTTCTTTGCTGTACCTAAAGACCCTTTCGATTGGAGATTGTCGGTTTTCAAGCTATTGTCCTGACTCAATTAACAGATTGCATTCGCTCACAGAGCTTAGTCTAGGTGGACCGTCAATCACGAGTCTACCAGCTCAACTCGGAGCTCTGAAGATGCTTCAAAGGTTGGAAATCCGGAACTGTGAATCACTTGAAAGCTTACCAGAATCGATTGGAAACTTGTGGAATCTCACTACCATGATCCTTTACAATGTGAACATCACAGAGCTTCCACAGTCGATAGGAAAACTGGAAAACGTCGTCGTCATGAGGCTTAACAAATGTAAACGTCTCTGCAAGCTTCCGCCATCCATGGGCCATTTGAGATCATTGTACCACCTGATTATGGAGGAGACTGCAGTAACAGAATTACCAGGAACCTTCGGGATGCTGTCAAAGTTAGTGACGTTGAGAATGGGCAAGAAACCGCGTTACACGGTTATTCCTGAGGGCAACACGGAGACAGAGAACCCAGTTTTGATTACAGAGGAAATTCCTGGGTCGATGCTCCCATCCTCATTAGCAAATCTCTCTCAGCTAGAAGAACTGAATGCCCGTGCTTGGTACATGTGTGGAAAAGTTCCTGATGATTTTGAGAAGTTGGTATCGCTAAAAACTCTAAATCTAGGATACAATAACTTCACGAGTCTTCCCTTGAGCCTGAAGGGACTTTCCGTCCTTAAGAATCTCCTGCTACCACACTGCAAGGAGCTCAAGTCTCTTCCGCCTCTTCCATCAAGCTTGGAATTTGTTAATATCGCAGGCTGCGTGGTGATAGAGACGGTCCCTGATCTGTCTGAATTGGAGAACTTGCAGGAGCTGAACATGGCGAATTGTGAGAAAGTGGTGGATGTTCCTGGACTTCAGTGCTTGAAATCCTTGAGAAGGCTATACCTGACAGGATGCCGCGCTTGTTCCTCGGTAGTTAAGACGAGAATTTCTAag GTTTCTTTGAGGAATTTACGTGTTCTCAGTATGCCAGGGAGTGAAATTCCAGATTGGCTAAACGAAGAGGAAGTGACCTACACGGCGCGCAAAAACTGCATGCTCAAGGCTGTTCTCATAGGCGTTGTCGTTTCCATCACCAGTGACTTCCCAGAATCTTTGAGAGACCATATTCCCACACTTGTGGATATCGAAGCAAAGATACTCAAGATGAACAGGCCTATCTTCAGCACCACATTGCCATTGATGGGAGTACCGAAATTAGATGAAGATCAGGTTCATTTGTGCCGGTTCTTGGACTTTCACCCGTTGGTTTCCAAGTTGAAAGAAGGGTACAAAGTTCAGGTGGCAAAGCGGAACCCACCATTCATTCCCGGAATGCAGCTGAAGAAATGCGGGGTACGTCTGATCTTCGAGAGAGACGATGAAATTGATGGAGATGAGCAGCAACTAGATGATGGCTACCAGTCTTTATCCGAAAAGCTTGCCCGGTTTTTCAACCATTTGCAGTAG
- the LOC115731832 gene encoding protein SHORT HYPOCOTYL IN WHITE LIGHT 1-like gives MNNPTSISPLHSPLAPPSALPFPFHALPQRPARQPGIYVRRPKSSLRDSTGESTEDLDDGFFEGDGSMMEDESDDEEDAESSVDLLIRFLQSMFKKAARRAKKASRSVLPDSIPPQLVSFAVDGILLLASLSILKALLEYWCWFQVPCTLDGSVFVVILLLRVIWAAVSYFQSNGGGLNQGGNTYGVA, from the exons ATGAACAACCCAACAAGCATCAGTCCCCTGCACTCCCCGCTCGCACCCCCTTCAGCTCTCCCCTTCCCTTTCCACGCTCTCCCTCAGCGCCCGGCCCGACAACCCGGGATCTACGTTCGCCGTCCCAAGTCCTCTCTCCGCGACTCGACCGGCGAGTCGACTGAGGACCTGGACGACGGCTTCTTCGAAGGTGACGGCTCGATGATGGAGGACGAGAGCGACGACGAAGAGGACGCAGAGAGCAGCGTCGATTTGCTCATCAGGTTCTTGCAGAGCATGTTCAAGAAGGCGGCCCGGCGAGCCAAGAAGGCTTCTCGCTCCGTTTTGCCTGACTCGATACCGCCGCAGCTG GTTTCCTTTGCGGTTGATGGGATTCTTCTACTAGCTTCACTTTCCATTTTGAAGGCACTTCTCGAG TACTGGTGCTGGTTTCAGGTGCCCTGCACTCTTGATGGCTCTGTATTTGTGGTGATCCTCCTCCTGCGGGTGATCTGGGCAGCTGTCTCGTATTTCCAATCTAACGGGGGTGGCTTGAACCAAGGTGGGAATACCTACGGCGTGGCATGA